The Bdellovibrio bacteriovorus genomic sequence CACAACTGAATCTTCTTTTTCTTGATTATGTAATAACCCAAGAGCGTTAACGGCAAAAACAAGAATAAGAAAATATACGAATTAAAAAGCATTAAGCATGAATAATAGAAAAGCGGCATCCTTGCAAAGCAACAAACGAGTTTGACATTTGCCGCGAGGCTCCAATAACAAATTGCCTGAAATAGCGGCAACTTTTGAGATCATAGGTCTCAATCGAATAGTAAATTCCCGTAAATCTCTTCTGGAAACACAGTGTCTATGACACGCTTATCAACGAGTTCTTCTGAGTTACGTTTACAGACATCTTTAAGATAGCCGTAAAATTCATGGTAGACAGGAATTGATTCAGAAAGAACGCCCGGAAGACAATAGATAGGCTTGTCATGAATTTCTCTTGCAATAGATTCCGCGAGATCTAAATTTTTAGTATTAAATGCGCTTACGAAAAGAGGAACTCTTCCGTAAGTTAAACGCTGAGAATCGTTCAAAGATGAAAAACGGAAACCATCGCTCTTTTCACCCTTTGAAGTGAAGAAATCGTCACTAAAAACATGTTTTTTATAAAATGAAATTGTCATCGCCGGCTTATGATCGCCAAAAATCAAAAATAGAACGGGCCGGTTATTCTTTTGGGCCAATCCATGAACTCGCGCTTGAAAACTCAAGAATTCGCTTAAAGATTCCTGCAATTTGGCTTTGTAATCCGCTTCTCCCCCATCATTATTCACTTCTCTATAAGGCCCATGGGTATGAATAGTGATTAGAAAAGAAAAAGTCTTTTTGTTTTCTATTAAATTGGCTTTGTATTGGTCTAGGGCATTTTTAAAAAGGATATCATCCTTTGGAACAATGGACATATCTGGCCAATTCATCTGTTCCAGGAAGATAGATTTCTCAAAACCAAATTTAGGATGCACAACGTCTCTTCGCCAAAAAAAGGCGCGATTGTTATGCGAAGAAAAAGTAGCATAACCGTTTTCAGCGAAAACTCTTGGAAGCGCCATTGCGTGCGGTGAATAACTTTCTGCGAAATATTGAAAATCGATCCCTTTGTATCTTTGGCTCGGTAGTCCAGTTAAAACTTCAAATTCTGCCTCTGCAGTCATACCACCATAGACCGGCGAAATCATGGTTGATCGCGCGAATCCCACTTTCTCAAGATCAGCCATGGGGGTTACGAATTTTGCAGAAGTGCTTGTGTAACAAGACTCACAAAGAACGAGAAAAACATCTGGCATATCTTTGGAATTATGAACTGTTGCAACCTTTCGCTCACCTAAACGCACCTTACCTTTTGCCGGAATTTGTC encodes the following:
- a CDS encoding LTA synthase family protein, giving the protein MRIKLFDKGQMLWGLLLLSLSSLFIQWFVFDYILPTKLLLPWLIYASFLLVLRPYFAAVFVFLLEALLLRIHLMKLSYTNTALEASDIFGWKQALFLKSYTDFLIPLLAIGMLLCFFKGFTIRKRQFIFLPILLLVTTSCMQERRPTESSVNLVNYLFRIAKVHYVDWNFATNIKENGVLNHLFLTLPMGQIPAKGKVRLGERKVATVHNSKDMPDVFLVLCESCYTSTSAKFVTPMADLEKVGFARSTMISPVYGGMTAEAEFEVLTGLPSQRYKGIDFQYFAESYSPHAMALPRVFAENGYATFSSHNNRAFFWRRDVVHPKFGFEKSIFLEQMNWPDMSIVPKDDILFKNALDQYKANLIENKKTFSFLITIHTHGPYREVNNDGGEADYKAKLQESLSEFLSFQARVHGLAQKNNRPVLFLIFGDHKPAMTISFYKKHVFSDDFFTSKGEKSDGFRFSSLNDSQRLTYGRVPLFVSAFNTKNLDLAESIAREIHDKPIYCLPGVLSESIPVYHEFYGYLKDVCKRNSEELVDKRVIDTVFPEEIYGNLLFD